A region from the Acyrthosiphon pisum isolate AL4f chromosome A1, pea_aphid_22Mar2018_4r6ur, whole genome shotgun sequence genome encodes:
- the LOC100168975 gene encoding succinate--hydroxymethylglutarate CoA-transferase, giving the protein MLHRSVVGVRSLASRYHLNIIMFRRSVLAAATARRAKSTGNGGGFGPRPLDGVRVVDMSRVAAGPYCAMVLADMGADVIKVERPVVGDDSRRYGPPFVDVRGDGGSGESRLSLYFVSLNRNKRSVCVDFQQPDGRAIIRKLVERSHVLIENYIPGTLDRHGIGYEDLRKINQKLVFCSITGYGSKGPWNQKPGYDVIAASIGGLINATGDAVPAKCAIPITDLMTGMYAHGAILAALYRGVGDKIDCDLLSTQLSMMFNLGSNYLNAGMLTKRWGTEHESMVPYKAFKTSNGFLTFGTGNDVQFKSFCDRVSIPELATDERFVNNACRVKNREQLYNVIEPILESKTNEEWMAIFEGVPFPYGPVNNMAQAFNNEHVKDINIVQDIDCSYNAKLKIVGPAVTFKNSSNAIRREPPLLGQHTNEVLTSLGYSTKEIESLRSKTVI; this is encoded by the exons CACAGATCCGTCGTGGGTGTTCGATCGCTCGCTAGTCGCTAccacctaaatattattatgtttcgcCGATCGGTTCTCGCGGCAGCGACGGCCCGCCGAGCGAAGTCTACGGGCAACGGTGGCGGCTTCGGCCCGAGACCACTGGACGGCGTCCGGGTGGTGGACATGAGCCGGGTGGCCGCGGGTCCCTACTGCGCGATGGTGCTGGCCGACATGGGCGCGGACGTGATCAAAGTCGAGAGACCGGTGGTCGGCGACGACAGCCGCCGGTACGGGCCGCCGTTCGTGGACGTCCGCGGCGACGGCGGGAGCGGCGAGAGCCGTTTGAGCCTGTACTTCGTGTCACTGAACCGGAACAAGCGGAGCGTGTGCGTGGACTTCCAGCAGCCGGATGGCCGGGCGATCATCCGCAAGTTGGTCGAGCGGTCGCACGTGCTCATCGAGAACTACATACCTGGCACGTTGGACAG ACATGGTATCGGATACGAAGATTTACGCAAGATAAACCAGAAATTGGTATTTTGTTCGATAACCGGTTATGGATCCAAGGGACCGTGGAACCAAAAACCAGGTTACGATGTTATTGCCGCCTCGATCGGTGGTTTAATTAACGCCACCGGTGACGCCGTTCCAGCAAAATGTGCTATACCCATTACCGACCTAATGACTGGTATGTATGCTCATGGTGCCATTTTAGCGGCTTTATATCGTGGCGTCGGTGACAAAATTGACTGTGATCTGTTATCAACCCAGCTTTCGATGATGTTCAATTTGggatcaaattatttaaacgcAG gcaTGCTAACAAAACGATGGGGTACTGAACACGAAAGTATGGTTCCTTACAAAGCGTTTAAAACATCGAATGGCTTCCTGACTTTTGGTACGGGCAACGACGTGCAATTTAAATCGTTTTGCGATCGCGTATCGATTCCGGAATTAGCTACGGACGAGCGATTCGTGAACAACGCCTGTCGCGTTAAGAATAGAGAACAGTTGTACAACGTAATCGAACCAATTTTAGAATCCAAAACAAACGAAGAGTGGATGGCGATTTTCGAAGGAGTACCTTTTCCTTACGGTCCCGTCAATAATATGGCACAA GCATTTAACAACGAACACGTGAAGGATATAAATATCGTCCAAGATATTGACTGCTCATATAACGCAAAACTGAAAATAGTCGGTCCAGCAGTTACATTCAAGAACAGCAGTAATGCAATCCGAAGAGAGCCTCCGTTGTTGGGGCAACATACAAATGAAGTGCTAACTTCTTTAGGATACAGCACCAAAGAAATCGAATCATTGCGCTCAAAAACcgtaatatga
- the LOC100570431 gene encoding gastrin/cholecystokinin type B receptor-like, translating into MSVTSASAESSFSKLKKNYIYNSIYEVILKSVLFNVYSVTNYFLVNLSIADLLVTFICMPMAVGQSVTGLWLYGETMCKLTSYLQGVSVGASVFTIAAMSIDRYLAIEHSMSFRKVLNRKSTIYVILALWLVSMTIFGPVLWVRQTESVELGDDPILIDAVHRYGLAWCIEDWGHPYAKSTLSKHVYGILCFVLVYATPGFLVTGAYTLMGRRLWAVRPPFDDQQGMISVQQVRMVRERRRVARILFFLAVIFALCWLPYNLLTLFLDLDITLDKFGLDQEYLMKWYPFTLLLGHANSAINPLLYCFMTRNFRRTIKGFVCNTGIAKPRRRNRCKKGLTEKSTTSGYGSFRNPRRLCFTLAQLRQNNTVQTRTATISNLAVL; encoded by the exons atGTCAGTCACTTCTGCTTCTGCTGAAAGTTCGTTTTCAaaactaaaa aaaaattatatttataatagtatatacgaaGTAATCTTAAAGTCTGTTCTTTTTAATGTCTACAGTGTGACAAACTACTTTTTGGTGAACTTGTCCATCGCCGATCTTCTAGTGACATTCATATGCATGCCAATGGCCGTTGGACAGTCAGTGACCGGTTTATGGCTGTACGGTGAGACTATGTGCAAATTGACATCGTATTTACaag gtgtaTCAGTTGGAGCAAGCGTTTTCACTATAGCTGCAATGAGTATAGATAGATATTTAGCTATCGAACATTCGATGTCATTCAGAAAAGTACTGAATCGAAAATCAACCATATAT GTCATACTTGCTTTATGGCTTGTGTCCATGACTATATTTGGCCCAGTTTTATGGGTCCGTCAAACAGAATCTGTGGAGTTGGGAGATGATCCAATATTAATTGATGCTGTCCACAGATATGGTTTGGCTTGGTGTATAGAGGACTGGGGACACCCGTACGCAAAGTCTACGTTATCTAAACATGTTTATG gTATTCTGTGTTTCGTTCTGGTGTATGCTACACCTGGATTTCTAGTTACTGGAGCCTACACATTGATGGGTCGAAGACTATGGGCTGTACGACCACCATTTGATGACCAGCAGGGCATGATAAGTGTTCAACag gtCAGAATGGTACGCGAGAGACGTAGAGTAGCAAGAATACTCTTTTTCTTAGCAGTTATATTTGCACTGTGTTGGTTACCATACAACttattaacactttttttagatttagacATCACACTTGATAAATTTGGTCTAGATCAG gagtaTTTAATGAAGTGGTATCCATTTACACTTCTTTTAGGCCATGCTAATTCAGCGATCAATCCCttgttgtattgttttatgACAAGGAATTTTCGAAGAACAATCAAGGGTTTTGTATGCAATACTGGAATTGCGAAGCCGAGAAGAAGAAATCGATGCAAA AAAGGGCTGACCGAGAAAAGCACAACAAGTGGATACGGCTCGTTCCGCAACCCACGTCGGCTGTGTTTCACCCTGGCCCAACTACGCCAAAACAATACAGTCCAAACACGAACTGCAACGATATCAAACCTTGCTGTTCTGTAA